Proteins encoded together in one Bombus affinis isolate iyBomAffi1 chromosome 2, iyBomAffi1.2, whole genome shotgun sequence window:
- the LOC126928773 gene encoding PHD finger protein 3 isoform X5, which produces MSSSYIIEPQESGSGKKDDTLIIIVNDDGTISVDQETLQTLIMNQSNANVSVVRVGQAETDTENGDITLTVDPPMFTSAAINSVGTSTGDATSLVDPFMEMDPEQLERLETALQSEEAKQILGENVTAMLDMLTVEEQQNSIRYSVKLDHCYTSRLSPSDPKPRDPLPVIDSPTSDDGLQYAHQHSPAPGTSKTSSPVGEAENTVMIKPKATTKTGKPVGRPRKNIPPTSVPTSNSNTRSSANVANTPKSVGHPVPRNILQQGVGKHQGRSNDEDEEELMSSSESSESEPPSDNDSDFGPRGPRRGGIRARGGRKGLTTRGGSMVATRRRGPNKQMDMEQVRRLDMEMAAAVNAMKSPEKDEKSGGFGFVKGKRQLKTVIGRKKEESQRNESPSIINQDVSGNFEKPLQTTNQVKANLINANMVKGDMILTKPGQGRANQKVTFVQKQVLMKSNDLKNIDVKKQVILPKGKFFNQTGTKFFATKDGKLVQIPVTTKTITSNLSITQMKGVIPQVSSTQQPAMIQSQISNVQQQQSQQLAKVTTPAVISKIKSCDPKKEKRKSDGLESVTKIEIDTNKTTEIKVFDGMKKHAKKENRKSPAYMVDTLGPALFSTPDIIRRVGTNGDSKVQENVVTPSVAVVSSGNSLMQVTHSPSSSSTSTSPITSNRSGIISMSSDRTTHSETSISTEKRESHDCLIENHEAESKPAVKSNVSEELQPALDSGKSGAIEGEEHLLATLEMEASKHEEELLAEALLLQEELGVDLAEHAALVEQGGSVATESITSNNMLIPSLITSEQEGTKSVDAPATIIVTTTTSTATVATMATTSANTNELKEAGKKFIKDDKEPIQIIRGGRVITLPPIEAPATRSKRLQIKSTEPIQKSFEPAKRMEKHGASSQSIKHEIRANIDQGEKNECAIRVEEENMEEEAEEEEDEEEEDIKEKDRKQVGEEDEEEEEEEEEDNSDSEDDPDRLWCICKRPHNNRFMICCDVCEDWFHGKCVHVSKAMGQQMEEKGIEWVCPNCTKKKDEEIKAKSSTQSASGKQRIQSDTVFENTKNLPTVNQSSSTGESSPLIQSSCDYGGVQYSSSMQCVVCKKEARNSSIYCSDACILAHAQETLTKDKPIPGPTISPKGTRSSPFDPASKSKSDARVIVFERKSGRILTGSDAPTRSNLRTWLKEHPTFEVVGTNNLGALQIGKTITTIQTQIPGKTTKSALLSPAKGQNLPKMTYAKVPGSKQMILTAGNKKFTLISGGQQQQLQLQQQQQQQQQQQQQQQQQTQSTNTKSIQIKQTLLPGSNKSPLLLKTTKLITQPQIKQLGVPVSPKQTPNTKKQESKQAIIQSKQQQIKPSPPRKPETEPIRLNIRKTLTELLSSRIKETEDLKLTDEEIADLAYNIELELYKYFKDTGAKYKAKYRSLVFNIKDTKNLTLFRKIADRSLTPDAVVRLSPDEMASQELAEWREKETKHQLEMIKKNELDLMAQAKSIVVKTHKGEQIIENDGGIDHVDPKTPVQDIVTALNSADSISSTVDDMEKDIEKAIDEERLKGKEDAKKLRNLDDKKRKEKDKDRGREKERDKEKERGKEKESNRSKGASDRRGRSISRSRHKHGRDDRERSKTREKSRERRSRDKEGKREREKDRDKEKERDRERDRERSRTRDREKLKLREKSSRDKAKQKEKDREKERERERHKSNENILRSRNSAYSELKNVDKREDEKKRETEKKEELSGLTGTSAGKSIEDRLWRHIEDEATTNIIDGNDSDVSDREPSSTVNIKTPDINEEVDREREQESSSTLEGETPKAGGWQTVWRGFVNMVDVAKFFITAQEVSGHAKDLMDDLPDTVDVVGRISHETVWDYISKMKKTGSKEILVIRLTAANDEEKIPYITLYSYLNSRSRLGVVGNVSKNIKDFYIMPFSSQSTIPQVLLPLNGPGFEEHRPHLLLGIIVRNKRKRPAGISSSSIPMKLSKKDADRSYTPPLIGASKDKSSNGSNATIIVSTSVTSTATPTIPISSPSLATATSTYHKTPATTVSTTESTKEKQHPVTQTTLDNLNRAHIGMSRSTLLDTATICKIVPELSSKIDLTSSPGKVPLEDDGDEPYSPGQMDEEDIDLDLRTCPTSTSVTTVAPISGSLGIHDVTTLDNGIISSSKNSTELQRKMEELNRQIEEQKQQIQNISSSFLGESTPTLPGLGLDPPPNDECEEAYSPSDTRSFTPPPPTGISKFAQPILEKVSNITIPPNLQEILANVKRQESSKVDPYLPSKPSATFLTTANSSIYQNSEKYSSSPGVKLTISGLNKSNSEKSIVESSSNHRESISKEKESKGTLSSLSDLDLIRKAEEELAAVAAASAAIVPGNRVTENSIPSSLSGTTTALSSVMGTTTSSSLISQPSANLSSLTSTDSPTREGIPYKNPFPEPFKRNIAPEQPKPPGLEDEDFPPFPSTPPNLENNVSKTTSSHSKFVPKSGIVLSVKRKVNDDVSPTSPSTSNKIIRIKSRWGQGPSESID; this is translated from the exons ATGTCTAGCTCGTACATTATCGAGCCACAAGAGAGCGGATCAGGAAAGAAGGATGATACATTAATTATCATTGTCAATGATGATGGTACTATATCTGTCGACCAAGAAACTTTGCAGACTTTAATTA TGAATCAATCTAATGCAAATGTCAGCGTTGTTAGAGTAGGACAAGCAGAGACAGACACAGAAAATGGAGATATTACATTAACTGTAGATCCTCCAATGTTTACATCTGCTGCAATTAATTCTGTTGGTACATCTACCGGTGATGCAACCAGTTTAGTTGATCCTTTTATGGAAATGGATCCAGAACAGTTGGAACGATTAGAGACAGCTTTACAAAGTGAAGAGGCAAAACAAATTCTTGGAGAAAATGTCACAGCTATGCttg ATATGTTAACAGTAGAGGAACAACAAaactctataaggtatagcgttaagTTGGATCACTGCTACACAAGTAGATTATCACCTTCTGATCCAAAACCAAGGGATCCATTACCTGTTATCGATTCACCTACTTCCGACGATGGTTTACAATACGCACATCAACATTCTCCTGCTCCTGGAACATCTAAAACATCGTCGCCTGTCGGCGAAGCTGAGAATACTGTCATGATCAAGCCAAAGGCTACAACCAAAACT GGTAAACCAGTTGGTCGGCCGCGAAAAAATATCCCCCCGACTTCTGTTCCTACCAGTAATAGTAACACGAGATCGTCGGCCAATGTAGCAAATACGCCTAAATCTGTTGGACATCCGGTTCCAAGGAATATATTGCAGCAAGGTGTTGGAAAAC ATCAAGGAAGATCTAATGACGAGGATGAAGAAGAGTTAATGTCATCCAGTGAATCATCCGAGTCAGAGCCACCATCTGACAATGATTCAGATTTTGGTCCTCGAGGTCCTAGAAGAGGTGGTATAAGAGCTAGAGGTGGTAGAAAAGGGCTTACTACCAGAGGAGGAAGTATGGTAGCTACTCGTAGAAGAGGGCCCAACAAACAAATGGATATGGAACAAGTTCGTCGATTAGATATGGAAATGGCTGCTGCTGTAAATGCCATGAAGAGTCCAGAGAAAGATGAAAAATCGG GAGGATTTGGTTTCGTTAAAGGCAAGAGACAGCTTAAAACCGTTATTGGTCGGAAGAAAGAGGAATCGCAACGCAACGAATCGCCTTCGATAATAAATCAAGATGTATCGGGTAATTTTGAAAAACCGTTGCAGACGACGAACCAAGTTAAAGCGAATTTGATCAATGCTAATATGGTTAAGGGCGACATGATTCTTACAAAACCAGGACAGGGAAGAGCTAATCAAAAAGTTACTTTTGTACAAAAGCAAGTGCTTATGAAGTCGAATGACCTTAAAAATATCGACGTAAAGAAGCAGGTGATTCTTCCTAAAGggaaattttttaatcaaacCGGAACCAAATTCTTCGCGACCAAAGATGGCAAACTGGTCCAAATACCTGTAACTACTAAAACTATAACGTCAAACTTATCGATAACGCAAATGAAAGGAGTGATACCACAAGTGTCATCAACACAACAGCCTGCCATGATACAAAGTCAGATTTCAAATGTGCAACAGCAGCAATCCCAACAGTTGGCTAAAGTAACGACGCCTGCTgttatttcaaaaattaaatcttgcgatccgaagaaagagaaacgaaaatCTGACGGTCTGGAAAGTGTTACGAAAATAGAAATCGATACCAATAAAACAACAGAGATCAAAGTTTTTGATG GTATGAAAAAACATGCAAAGAAAGAGAATCGTAAATCACCAGCGTACATGGTGGATACTTTAGGTCCTGCTCTTTTTTCAACCCCAGATATTATTCGTCGTGTTGGTACAAATGGTGATTCAAAAGTACAAGAAAATGTAGTAACACCGTCTGTAGCTGTTGTTTCTTCTGGAAATTCTCTTATGCAAGTAACACATTCACCGTCATCATCGTCGACATCGACATCACCCATAACATCAAATCGTTCAG GTATTATTTCTATGTCTTCCGACCGAACTACACATTCTGAAACATCTATCTCTACGGAAAAGCGAGAAAGTCACGATTGTTTGATAGAAAATCATGAAGCAGAGTCTAAGCCGGCTGTAAAATCTAACGTATCAGAAGAATTACAACCAGCTCTGGATTCGGGTAAGTCGG GCGCTATAGAAGGCGAGGAACATCTACTAGCTACATTGGAAATGGAAGCTAGTAAACATGAAGAGGAATTACTGGCTGAAGCGTTATTATTACAAGAAGAACTTGGAGTCGACTTGGCTGAACAT GCTGCGCTTGTAGAACAAGGAGGAAGTGTTGCGACGGAGTCGATAACTTCAAATAACATGCTTATTCCTTCCTTGATCACATCCGAGCAAGAAGGTACCAAATCGGTGGATGCTCCTGCGACAATAATCGTAACAACTACGACAAGCACAGCAACAGTTGCAACGATGGCAACAACTAGCGCGAATACAAATGAACTTAAAGAGGCAGGGAAAAAGTTTATCAAAGACGATAAGGAACCTATTCAAATTATTCGTGGTGGACGAGTAATTACGTTACCTCCCATCGAAGCACCAGCTACCAGAAGCAAACGATTACAAATTAAAAGTACTGAACCTATTCAAAAATCATTTGAACCTGCCAAACGAATGGAGAAGCACGG GGCATCGTCGCAGTCTATCAAACACGAAATTCGTGCGAATATAGATCAAGGTGAGAAAAATGAATGCGCAATTCGggtggaagaagaaaatatGGAGGAGGAAGCCGAAGAAGAGGAGGatgaagaggaggaagatataAAAGAGAAAGATCGGAAACAAGTCggcgaagaagacgaagaagaggaagaagaagaggaggaggataATTCAGATTCAGAAGATGATCCTGATAGACTTTGGTGTATATGCAAAAGACCGCATAACAATCGTTTCATGATTTGTTGTGATGTATGCGAAGACTGGTTTCATGGAAAATGCGTACATGTCAGCAAAGCAATGG GTCAACAAATGGAGGAGAAAGGAATAGAATGGGTTTGCCCAAATTGCACTAAAAAGAAGGATGAAGAGATAAAAGCTAAATCGAGTACCCAGAGTGCTTCTGGAAAGCAACGGATTCAATCTGACACTGTATTTGAGAATACAAAAAACCTTCCTACAGTTAATCAGAGTTCATCTACTGGAGAATCATCGCCTTTGATACAATCTAGTTGTGACTATGGTGGTGTTCAATATTCTAGTAGTATGCAATGTGTTGTTTGTAAAAAAGAAGCAAGAAACTCGAGCATTTACTGTTCCGACGCATGTATACTTGCACATGCCCAAGAAACATTGACCAAAGACAAACCAATACCAGGACCAACAATTAGTCCAAAAGGAACAAGGTCGTCACCGTTCGACCCTGCTTCAAAGTCGAAATCCGATGCTCGAGTTATCGTTTTTGAGAGGAAAAGTGGAAGAATATTAACAG GTTCAGACGCTCCTACAAgatcaaatttgcgtacgtggtTAAAGGAACATCCTACGTTCGAAGTGGTTGGGACAAATAATCTTGGTGCACTGCAAATAGGGAAAACGATTACGACTATTCAAACACAAATACCTGGTAAAACA ACAAAGTCTGCACTACTGTCACCCGCAAAAGGACAGAATCTTCCGAAGATGACGTACGCAAAAGTACCAGGTTCTAAGCAAATGATTTTGACAGcaggaaataaaaaatttacacTTATCTCTGGTGGACAACAGCAGCAACTACAActacagcagcaacaacaacagcagcagcagcagcagcagcagcagcaacaacaaacTCAATCGACAAATACAAAATCAATACAAATCAAACAAACGTTATTGCCAGGGTCAAACAAGAGTCCTTTGTTATTAAAAACGACAAAATTGATTACTCAACCACAAATAAAGCAATTGGGTGTGCCTGTGTCACCGAAACAAACACCAAATACAAAGAAACAAGAATCAAAACAGGCAATCATACAATCGAAACAACAGCAGATTAAACCAAGCCCACCAAGAAAACCTGAGACAGAACCTATAAGATTAAATATACGAAAAACTTTGACAGAATTGTTATCCAGCCGTATAAAAGAAACCGAAGATTTGAAACTTACCGACGAGGAAATAGCGGACCTAGCTTATAATATCGAATTAgagttatataaatatttcaaagacacCGGTGCAAAGTACAAAGCCAAATACAGAAGTCTCgtatttaatataaaagataCGAAGAATCTAACATTGTTTAGAAAGATAGCCGATAGATCGTTGACGCCAGATGCGGTGGTGCGGTTAAGTCCCGATGAAATGGCCAGTCAAGAATTGGCTGAATGGAGGGAGAAAGAAACGAAGCATCAGTTAGAAATGATTAAGAAAAACGAATTAGATTTAATGGCTCAGGCTAAATCTATCGTCGTTAAAACGCACAAAGGTGAACAAATAATCGAGAATGATGGTGGTATCGATCATGTGGATCCAAAAACTCCCGTGCAAGATATCGTGACTGCATTGAACAGTGCTGACAGCATAAGTTCGACCGTGGATGATATGGAGAAAGATATAGAAAAGGCAATCGACGAGGAAAGATTAAAAGGCAAGGAAGATGCGAAAAAATTGAGGAACTTGGACGAtaagaaaaggaaggaaaaggacAAAGATAGAGGtagggagaaagaaagagataaagaaaaagaaaggggaAAGGAGAAGGAGAGTAACCGTTCAAAGGGTGCGAGCGATCGGCGTGGTAGAAGTATCAGTAGAAGTAGACACAAACACGGCAGAGACGATAGGGAACGCAGTAAAACTAGAGAGAAAAGCAGAGAACGAAGGTCTCGAGATAAGGAAGGGAAGCGTGAACGAGAAAAAGATCGTGATAAGGAAAAAGAACGGGATCGTGAAAGAGATCGAGAGAGATCCAGAACTAGAGATCGGGAGAAATTAAAGCTCCGTGAAAAAAGTAGCAGAGATAAAGCTAAGCAAAAAGAGAAGGAcagggagaaagagagggaacGGGAACGACACAAAAGCAATGAAAATATTTTGAGAAGTCGCAATAGTGCTTATTCTGAACTGAAAAATGTTGACAAAAGAGAAgacgagaagaaaagagaaacggAAAAGAAAGAGGAATTGTCAGGTTTAACGGGAACATCGGCCGGAAAATCTATCGAAGATCGGCTTTGGCGGCATATCGAAGACGAAGCAACTACCAACATCATTGATGGGAATGATTCCGACGTGTCAGACAGAGAACCGTCTTCAACGGTTAATATCAAAACACCAGACATTAACGAAGAAGTTGATAGAGAAAGGGAACAAGAATCATCATCGACTCTCGAGGGTGAAACTCCGAAAGCAGGAGGATGGCAAACGGTTTGGAGGGGTTTCGTTAACATGGTGGATGTTGCAAAATTCTTCATCACCGCGCAAGAGGTGAGTGGTCACGCGAAAGATTTGATGGACGATCTACCAGATACAGTTGACGTTGTTGGACGAATAAGTCACGAAACTGTTTGGGATTATATCTCGAAGATGAAGAAAACCGGTTCGAAAGAGATTTTGGTAATTCGACTTACCGCAGCGAATGACGAAGAAAAGATTCCGTATATAACACTGTATAGTTATTTGAACAGTAGAAGTCGACTTGGAGTCGTTGGAAATGTTTCTAAGAATATAAAGGATTTTTATATAATGCCATTCTCAAGTCAAAGCACGATACCTCAGGTTCTCTTACCTTTGAACGGGCCTGGCTTCGAGGAGCACAGACCGCATCTTCTTCTAGGAATCATTGTTCGCAACAAAAGAAAACGTCCGGCTGGCATATCGTCTTCAAGCATACCGATGAAATTATCGAAGAAGGATGCCGACCGAAGTTACACGCCACCTTTAATAGGTGCCTCGAAAGATAAGTCTAGCAATGGTAGCAACGCGACAATCATCGTATCTACCTCTGTCACCTCTACCGCGACACCAACGATCCCGATATCATCACCTTCCTTGGCAACCGCAACGAGTACATATCACAAAACACCGGCTACCACGGTCAGCACGACCGAGTCTACGAAAGAAAAACAACATCCCGTCACTCAAACCACTCTTGACAATTTAAATAGAGCACATATAGGAATGTCGAGGAGTACGTTACTCGATACCGCGACCATATGTAAAATAGTCCCTGAATTGTCGTCAAAGATCGATCTTACCTCTTCGCCTGGTAAAGTACCTCTCGAGGACGATGGTGACGAGCCGTATAGTCCTGGCCAGATGGACGAGGAAGATATTGATCTTGACTTACGAACTTGTCCTACATCGACATCAGTAACCACAGTAGCTCCGATATCTGGTTCATTGGGTATTCACGATGTTACTACACTCGATAATGGTATCATTTCTTCCAGTAAAAATTCGACCGAACTCCAACGAAAAATGGAAGAACTAAATAGACAAATCGAAGAACAGAAGCAACAAATACAGAATATTAGTTCCTCATTTCTCGGTGAATCAACGCCTACTCTGCCG GGTTTAGGGCTGGACCCACCGCCCAACGATGAATGCGAAGAAGCTTACAGTCCTTCGGACACGAGATCGTTTACACCACCACCACCCACGGGTATTTCAAAGTTCGCTCAACCGATTCTCGAAAAAGTCTCAAACATAACGATACCTCCAAATTTACAAGAGATTTTAGCAAACGTCAAACGACAAGAGAGCTCTAAAGTAGACCCGTATTTACCTTCTAAACCTAGTGCCACGTTCTTAACTACTGCAAATTCTTCGATTTATCAAAATTCGGAAAAATATTCCTCGTCGCCTGGTGTAAAACTTACAATTAGCGGATTAAATAAATCCAATTCGGAGAAATCTATAGTGGAATCGTCATCTAATCATCGAGAATCTATttcaaaagagaaagaaagtaaGGGTACTTTGAGCTCATTAAGCGATTTGGATTTAATTAGAAAAGCAGAAGAGGAATTAGCGGCCGTCGCAGCTGCATCTGCCGCAATAGTACCAGGAAACAGGGTCACCGAAAATTCTATTCCATCAAGTTTATCTGGGACAACAACAGCTCTTTCATCAGTTATGGGAACCACTACATCTTCGTCTTTAATTTCCCAACCATCTGCAAATCTGTCAAGTTTAACTTCGACGGATTCTCCTACTCGTGAGGGAATTCCTTACAAAAATCCCTTTCCAGAACCTTTCAAACGAAACATAGCCCCTGAACAACCGAAACCCCCAGGTCTCGAAGACGAGGATTTCCCTCCGTTTCCATCTACGCCACCAAACTTGGAAAACAATGTATCTAAAACGACATCTTCTCATTCAAAGTTCGTTCCAAAGAGTGGTATTGTGTTAAGCGTTAAACGGAAAGTTAACGATGACGTTTCTCCCACTTCTCCTTCCACTTCGAAcaaaataataagaataaaatcTCGATGGGGTCAGGGTCCATCGGAATCGATCGATTAG